In the Mycolicibacterium thermoresistibile genome, one interval contains:
- a CDS encoding alpha/beta hydrolase family protein gives MTDTAKDTVTTPTPTKHEYDRIPYLIAFENTTGVRDVYGGVAELVVLESHLLRPKNRPSDTVLVFMHPIGGGAYLPMINALARAGHHVIYCNSRFRGTDSALLMEKVVQDLGECIKDAKNRLGYRRVVLAGWSGGGSLSVFYQQQAQHPTVTASPSGDGPDLTRLGLIPADGLMLLAAHISRHGTLTEWLDASILDETDPTKRDPELDLYNPDNPNQPPYSQEFLDRYRAAQIARNRRITAWVKDKLAELRAAGRPDDEFAFVVHGTMADPRWLDPTVDPNERTPGTCYLGDPQVVNMSPVGLARFCTLRSWLSQWSYDDANADGVRCGRDVAVPTLVIGNLADDACTPSHTRRLYEAIGHPDKEMHEIPGANHYYAGPDQRDKLRQAVTIVTDWLNRHGLSQPVKEGM, from the coding sequence ATGACCGACACCGCGAAGGACACCGTGACCACCCCGACCCCCACCAAGCACGAGTACGACCGCATCCCGTATCTGATCGCCTTCGAGAACACCACCGGGGTCCGCGACGTCTACGGCGGGGTCGCCGAACTCGTCGTGCTGGAGAGCCACCTGTTGCGGCCGAAGAACCGGCCGTCCGACACCGTGCTGGTGTTCATGCATCCGATCGGCGGCGGCGCGTACCTGCCGATGATCAACGCGCTGGCCCGCGCCGGCCACCACGTCATCTACTGCAACAGCCGGTTCCGCGGCACCGACTCGGCGCTGTTGATGGAGAAGGTGGTCCAGGACCTCGGCGAGTGCATCAAGGACGCCAAGAACCGGCTGGGGTACCGCAGGGTCGTGCTGGCCGGCTGGAGCGGCGGCGGCTCGCTGTCGGTGTTCTACCAGCAGCAGGCCCAGCATCCGACGGTGACCGCCAGCCCGTCGGGCGACGGTCCGGATCTCACGCGACTGGGGTTGATCCCGGCCGACGGCCTCATGCTGCTGGCCGCGCACATCAGCCGGCACGGCACGCTGACCGAGTGGCTGGACGCGTCGATCCTCGACGAGACCGATCCCACCAAGCGCGATCCCGAACTGGACCTGTACAACCCGGACAACCCCAACCAGCCGCCCTACAGCCAGGAGTTCCTGGACCGGTACCGGGCCGCGCAGATCGCCCGCAACCGCCGGATCACCGCCTGGGTCAAGGACAAACTCGCCGAACTCAGGGCGGCGGGACGCCCGGATGACGAGTTCGCGTTCGTCGTCCACGGCACCATGGCCGACCCGCGCTGGCTCGACCCCACCGTCGACCCCAATGAACGCACGCCCGGCACCTGTTATCTGGGCGACCCGCAGGTGGTGAACATGAGCCCGGTCGGGCTGGCCCGGTTCTGCACCCTGCGCAGCTGGCTGTCGCAGTGGAGCTACGACGACGCCAACGCCGACGGGGTGCGGTGCGGACGCGATGTCGCGGTGCCGACCCTGGTGATCGGTAATCTGGCCGACGACGCCTGCACGCCGAGCCACACCCGGCGGCTCTACGAGGCGATCGGGCACCCGGACAAGGAGATGCACGAGATTCCCGGCGCGAACCACTATTACGCGGGCCCGGATCAGCGGGACAAGCTCCGGCAGGCGGTCACCATCGTCACCGATTGGCTGAATCG
- a CDS encoding homogentisate 1,2-dioxygenase gives MESFVHLRKGRTPRRLHADLDGLKDDELGRGGFTGRTANFFRRHDPTDFRASGPLRPMDVLSSELKPGDLTDPAGAPLLLFSNPDCRISLSRRSAEMPFHIRYVDGDLLIFVHAGSGRMETEFGPLTYRPGDWVYLPKACTWRLIPDGTPSATSTLLMIEATDEFRVPEAGPLGRHFPFDPAQVSIPDPEPHEDDGRDSYEVRLMHRPIDGVDSTTLRYPHHPLDVEGWRGDNFAFTFNIADYNVITSDTVHLPATAGLFMQATGVYVMNFLPKPAEGAPGTERTPWYHRNVDYDEIAFFHGGSLYGIPMPPGLISHAPQGVHHGAPEKARERARRKFDEYDRVDWQVIAVDTRRRLVPSAEVLANDLGQH, from the coding sequence ATGGAGTCGTTCGTCCACCTGCGTAAAGGCCGGACACCGCGGCGGTTGCACGCCGATCTGGACGGCCTGAAAGACGACGAACTGGGCCGCGGCGGGTTCACCGGCCGCACCGCCAATTTCTTCCGCCGCCACGACCCCACAGACTTCCGGGCCTCCGGCCCGCTGCGTCCGATGGACGTGCTGTCCTCGGAACTGAAGCCGGGTGATCTCACCGACCCGGCCGGGGCGCCGCTGCTGTTGTTCAGCAATCCGGACTGCCGCATCTCGCTGTCGCGGCGCAGCGCCGAGATGCCCTTCCACATCCGCTACGTCGACGGCGACCTGTTGATCTTCGTGCACGCGGGGTCGGGCCGGATGGAGACCGAATTCGGGCCGCTGACCTACCGCCCGGGCGACTGGGTGTATCTGCCCAAGGCGTGCACCTGGCGGTTGATCCCCGACGGCACTCCGTCGGCGACGAGCACGCTGCTGATGATCGAGGCCACCGACGAGTTCCGGGTACCGGAGGCGGGTCCGCTCGGCCGGCACTTCCCGTTCGACCCCGCCCAGGTGTCGATCCCCGACCCGGAACCCCACGAGGACGACGGCCGCGACTCCTACGAGGTGCGGCTGATGCACCGGCCGATCGACGGTGTGGACTCGACGACGCTGCGCTACCCGCACCACCCCCTCGACGTCGAGGGGTGGCGGGGCGACAACTTCGCGTTCACCTTCAACATCGCCGACTACAACGTGATCACCTCCGACACCGTGCATCTGCCGGCCACCGCGGGGTTGTTCATGCAGGCCACCGGCGTCTATGTGATGAACTTCCTGCCCAAACCGGCCGAGGGCGCCCCGGGCACCGAGCGCACCCCGTGGTATCACCGCAACGTCGACTACGACGAGATCGCGTTCTTCCACGGCGGATCGCTGTACGGCATCCCGATGCCGCCCGGGCTGATCAGCCACGCCCCGCAGGGGGTGCACCACGGGGCCCCGGAGAAGGCGCGGGAACGGGCCCGGCGCAAGTTCGACGAGTACGACCGGGTGGACTGGCAGGTGATCGCCGTCGACACCCGGCGCCGGCTGGTGCCGTCGGCCGAGGTGCTCGCGAACGACCTGGGACAGCACTGA
- a CDS encoding acyl-CoA dehydrogenase family protein, translating into MSATAAQTAEITAEFVQRLAERAAEADELRRLPAATIDDLTASGFTELLVPARYGGRQAEFPALLDPVRRMAHGCTSSAWTIGFFALHNWMLALFDEQAQQEVFADRPVLAPAPLAPTGRGLPVDGGVRLTGRWSWATGVMHANWVLVGALCGPEDAIYPALALLPAADVTVEDTWHTVGMRATGSADVVVTEAFVPEHRLLRVTDIYAGTTPGAALHDAAAYRWPMVPALALLAAMPALGSAERVTDLFAERLGHRVIAYEGVAQRDKPIAQAHLGRARVRLRALHGLLADTVGQIQQLVAAGDPVPRPVRADARLAAAHIVHESRAIIGDLLAASGASVQFLSHPMQRFQRDVDVLAGHVVFDYDTSRELAGALELGLKVSPLAMI; encoded by the coding sequence ATGTCGGCCACTGCTGCCCAGACCGCGGAGATCACCGCCGAATTCGTCCAGCGACTCGCCGAGCGCGCCGCCGAAGCCGACGAACTGCGCCGGCTCCCGGCCGCCACCATCGACGACCTGACCGCCTCCGGGTTCACCGAACTACTCGTTCCGGCCCGTTACGGCGGCCGGCAGGCCGAGTTCCCCGCCCTGCTCGACCCCGTCCGCCGGATGGCGCACGGCTGCACCTCCAGCGCCTGGACCATCGGCTTCTTCGCACTGCACAACTGGATGCTGGCGCTGTTCGACGAACAGGCACAGCAGGAGGTGTTCGCCGACCGGCCGGTCCTGGCGCCCGCCCCGCTGGCGCCCACCGGCCGCGGGCTCCCGGTCGACGGCGGGGTCCGGCTCACCGGCCGTTGGTCGTGGGCGACCGGGGTGATGCACGCGAACTGGGTGCTCGTCGGCGCCCTGTGCGGGCCCGAGGACGCGATCTATCCCGCCCTGGCCCTGCTGCCGGCCGCTGACGTGACCGTCGAGGACACCTGGCACACCGTCGGAATGCGGGCGACCGGCTCGGCCGATGTCGTCGTCACCGAGGCGTTCGTGCCCGAGCACCGGCTGTTGCGGGTCACCGACATCTACGCCGGCACCACCCCGGGCGCGGCGCTGCACGACGCGGCGGCCTACCGGTGGCCGATGGTGCCCGCGCTGGCCCTGTTGGCGGCGATGCCGGCGCTGGGCAGCGCCGAACGGGTGACGGATCTGTTCGCCGAACGGCTCGGTCACCGGGTGATCGCCTACGAGGGCGTCGCCCAGCGAGACAAGCCGATCGCCCAGGCGCACCTCGGCCGGGCCCGGGTGCGGCTGCGCGCGTTGCACGGCCTGCTGGCCGACACCGTCGGGCAGATCCAGCAGCTCGTCGCGGCCGGCGACCCGGTCCCCCGCCCGGTGCGCGCCGACGCCCGGCTGGCGGCGGCGCACATCGTGCACGAATCCCGCGCGATCATCGGCGACCTGCTCGCCGCGTCGGGTGCGAGCGTCCAGTTCCTGTCGCATCCGATGCAGCGGTTCCAACGCGATGTCGACGTGCTGGCCGGCCACGTGGTGTTCGACTACGACACCAGCCGCGAACTCGCCGGCGCACTGGAACTGGGTCTCAAGGTCTCGCCGCTCGCCATGATCTGA
- a CDS encoding TetR/AcrR family transcriptional regulator, with protein sequence MTRPTDPRKPQVTARLSEEDWIQAGFAILAEEGIKALKLDRLCARLAVTKGSFYWHFESMAGFRRRLVESWAELRDRDRRDFDALGALPPRERLSRMMTALTSPRHWMLERAMREWARTDSAAAASVRTADRRVLDAVRQAFLDHGFDPADADLRANATFAAGIGFLHLAGDRPGAHGIAHRERFLELMLTP encoded by the coding sequence ATGACCCGGCCCACAGATCCGAGGAAACCGCAGGTGACCGCCCGGTTGTCGGAGGAAGACTGGATCCAGGCGGGCTTTGCGATCCTGGCCGAGGAGGGCATCAAGGCGCTGAAACTCGATCGGCTCTGCGCACGGCTCGCGGTCACCAAGGGCAGCTTCTACTGGCACTTCGAATCGATGGCCGGTTTCCGCCGCCGACTGGTCGAGTCGTGGGCCGAACTACGGGATCGGGATCGCCGCGATTTCGACGCGCTCGGCGCGCTGCCGCCCCGCGAACGGTTGTCCCGGATGATGACGGCGCTGACCAGCCCCCGGCACTGGATGCTGGAGCGCGCGATGCGGGAATGGGCCCGCACCGACAGTGCGGCCGCCGCCAGCGTGCGCACCGCGGACCGCAGGGTGCTGGACGCCGTCCGGCAGGCGTTCCTCGATCACGGCTTCGATCCCGCGGACGCGGATCTGCGGGCGAACGCCACCTTCGCCGCCGGCATCGGCTTCCTGCACCTGGCCGGGGACCGGCCCGGCGCCCACGGGATCGCCCACCGCGAACGGTTTCTCGAGCTGATGCTCACACCGTGA